A genomic segment from Gloeocapsopsis sp. IPPAS B-1203 encodes:
- a CDS encoding diflavin flavoprotein, which translates to MVALTEKVQNRLTMQIADIAPNTTAIRSLDWDRDRFDIEFGLQNGTTYNSFIIRGEQTALVDTSHEKFRQLYLDTLHQVIDPAEIDYIVISHTEPDHSGLVKDVLQLVPEATVVGSKVALQFLEDMVHQPFKRQIVKNGDRLDLGNGHELEFVSAPNLHWPDTMFTYDRKTQVLYTCDAFGLHYCDDNTFDEDLGAIEADFRFYYDCLMAPNARSVLSAMKRMGELGEVTTIATGHGPLLYHNVEELTRRYRVWSQSQAKAETTVAVFYTSDYGYSDRLAQAIAQGITKTGVAVETLDVRSADLQEVQELISRASGIVIGMPPASGDVAETAQTVLSTVLAAAKAKQSIGIFEAGGGDDEPVYPLLNKFRDLGLSVAFPAIQIKEAPTGAIYQRCEEAGTDLGQWLTRDRSIKVMKSLDADLDKALGRISGGLYIITAKKGDASSAMLASWVTQASFKPLGVTIAVAKDRAIESLMQVGDRFVLNVLEEGNHLHLMKHFLKRFSPGADRFEGVKTQPSQGGAPILTDALAYMECEVTSRMEVSDHHIVYATIETGKVSNPEALTAVHHRKVGNHY; encoded by the coding sequence ATGGTAGCGCTCACCGAAAAAGTCCAGAACCGGCTGACAATGCAAATTGCTGATATTGCTCCAAATACAACAGCGATTCGCTCTCTAGATTGGGATCGCGATCGCTTTGATATCGAGTTTGGCTTGCAAAATGGCACTACGTACAATTCATTTATCATTCGAGGTGAGCAGACTGCTTTAGTTGATACCTCCCATGAAAAATTTCGTCAACTCTATCTAGACACGCTGCATCAGGTCATTGATCCAGCAGAGATTGACTATATCGTCATTAGCCACACCGAACCAGATCACAGCGGCTTAGTCAAAGATGTCTTGCAGCTTGTTCCCGAAGCAACTGTCGTGGGGTCAAAAGTCGCACTTCAATTTCTAGAAGACATGGTGCATCAGCCGTTTAAGCGGCAAATTGTCAAAAATGGCGATCGCTTAGATTTAGGTAATGGACATGAATTAGAGTTCGTCAGTGCTCCGAATTTACACTGGCCTGATACGATGTTCACCTACGATCGCAAAACGCAAGTTCTCTATACTTGTGATGCTTTTGGATTGCACTATTGCGACGACAATACATTCGATGAAGATCTCGGCGCAATTGAGGCTGATTTCCGTTTTTACTACGACTGCTTGATGGCTCCTAATGCGCGTTCAGTATTATCCGCAATGAAACGCATGGGTGAATTAGGAGAAGTCACCACGATCGCCACAGGACATGGACCACTCCTCTATCACAACGTGGAAGAATTGACTCGCCGTTATCGCGTTTGGAGTCAATCACAAGCTAAAGCAGAAACAACAGTTGCAGTTTTTTACACGTCCGATTATGGCTATAGCGATCGCCTTGCCCAAGCAATTGCTCAAGGTATCACTAAAACAGGTGTTGCGGTAGAAACACTTGACGTGCGATCGGCAGATCTCCAAGAAGTTCAAGAACTGATTAGCCGAGCATCAGGAATCGTGATTGGAATGCCCCCTGCATCAGGAGATGTCGCAGAAACTGCCCAGACAGTGCTCAGTACAGTATTAGCTGCTGCTAAAGCAAAACAATCTATCGGTATCTTTGAGGCTGGTGGTGGTGATGATGAGCCGGTTTACCCACTGTTAAACAAGTTCCGTGACTTGGGTCTTTCCGTTGCTTTCCCTGCGATTCAAATCAAAGAAGCCCCCACAGGAGCAATCTATCAGCGATGTGAAGAAGCAGGAACCGACTTAGGACAATGGCTAACGCGCGATCGCAGCATCAAAGTCATGAAATCTTTAGATGCAGATCTTGATAAAGCTTTAGGCAGAATTAGCGGCGGATTATATATCATTACCGCTAAAAAAGGCGATGCATCCAGCGCAATGCTGGCATCTTGGGTAACACAAGCAAGTTTTAAACCCTTGGGAGTGACAATTGCAGTTGCGAAAGACCGTGCGATTGAATCACTAATGCAAGTCGGCGATCGCTTCGTTTTAAATGTTCTAGAAGAAGGCAATCACCTACACTTAATGAAACACTTCCTCAAGCGTTTCTCGCCTGGTGCAGATCGTTTCGAGGGCGTTAAAACCCAACCTTCTCAAGGCGGTGCGCCAATTCTGACCGACGCTTTAGCTTATATGGAGTGCGAAGTCACAAGCCGCATGGAAGTCAGCGATCACCATATCGTCTATGCCACTATCGAGACAGGTAAAGTCAGTAATCCTGAAGCTCTCACCGCAGTTCACCATCGCAAAGTCGGTAATCATTACTAG
- a CDS encoding diflavin flavoprotein, whose product MESKPRDVQFFPIGIDTSVLRSRSWTRLRFEIEYALARGTTANCYIIQGDHLAIIDPPGETFTQIYLAALQQRIDLQKLDYVILGHVNPNRAATLKALLEIAPQITFVCSNPGAINLRGALEKPDLHVKVMRGEETLDLGKGHDLQFIPTPNPRYPDHLCTYDPLTEILYTDKFFGAHICGDQVFDEGWESFQEDRRYYFDCLMAPHARQVETALDKLSDLPVRMYATAHGPLVRYGLLQLTAAYRQWSQQQTSQDTTVALIYASAYGNTATLAQAIARGITKAGVGVESINCEIAAPDEIRTAVEKSAGFIIGSPTLGGHAPTPIQTALGIVLSTATNNKLAGVFGSYGWSGEAIDLIENKLKDAGYRFGFDTMRVKFKPNDVTLQLCEEAGTDFAQSLKKAKKVRAPRQPATNVEQAVGRVVGSLSVVTTKQGDISSAMLASWVSQATFNPPGLTVAVAKDRAIESLMHTGSKFVLNILPEDNYISLMKHFLKPFTPGEDRFSGVATQSADNGCPVLSDALAYLECSIQNRMEAGDHWIVYAAVNNGKVLDSDGVTAVHHRKSGNHY is encoded by the coding sequence ATGGAATCAAAACCACGCGACGTACAGTTTTTTCCAATTGGGATCGATACATCAGTATTGCGATCGCGCAGTTGGACGCGGTTAAGATTTGAAATTGAATATGCCTTAGCTCGCGGTACAACTGCTAATTGCTATATCATTCAAGGCGATCACCTTGCAATTATCGATCCTCCAGGAGAAACTTTCACTCAAATTTATTTAGCAGCTCTACAACAACGCATCGATTTACAAAAGCTAGATTATGTCATTCTCGGACACGTTAATCCTAACCGTGCGGCAACCTTAAAAGCTTTACTAGAAATTGCTCCGCAAATAACCTTTGTCTGCTCTAATCCAGGTGCGATCAATCTCCGTGGCGCACTAGAAAAACCCGATCTACACGTCAAAGTCATGCGTGGCGAGGAAACGCTGGATTTAGGGAAAGGTCATGATTTGCAATTTATCCCTACTCCTAATCCACGCTATCCCGATCATCTTTGCACCTACGATCCCCTGACAGAAATTCTCTATACAGATAAGTTCTTTGGAGCGCATATTTGTGGCGATCAGGTATTTGATGAAGGTTGGGAGAGTTTTCAAGAAGATCGGCGCTACTATTTCGATTGCTTAATGGCTCCCCACGCCCGTCAAGTAGAAACTGCACTAGACAAACTTTCCGATCTTCCTGTCAGAATGTACGCCACAGCACATGGTCCCTTAGTGCGTTACGGATTACTGCAACTAACTGCAGCATACCGTCAATGGAGTCAGCAGCAAACGTCTCAAGATACTACCGTTGCTTTAATTTATGCTTCGGCTTATGGCAATACGGCAACTCTAGCACAAGCGATCGCGCGTGGTATTACTAAAGCAGGTGTTGGTGTCGAATCGATTAATTGTGAAATTGCTGCTCCAGACGAAATTCGTACTGCTGTCGAAAAATCAGCCGGATTTATTATTGGTTCACCCACACTCGGCGGACACGCACCTACTCCTATTCAAACAGCGTTAGGTATAGTGCTATCGACTGCAACTAACAATAAACTTGCAGGAGTATTTGGTTCCTATGGTTGGAGTGGTGAAGCAATTGATTTAATCGAAAATAAACTCAAAGATGCTGGTTATAGATTTGGGTTTGACACTATGCGCGTCAAGTTCAAGCCCAACGACGTCACCTTACAACTATGCGAAGAAGCTGGAACTGACTTTGCTCAAAGTTTGAAAAAAGCTAAAAAAGTCCGCGCCCCGCGACAACCAGCTACTAATGTTGAACAAGCAGTTGGTCGAGTTGTTGGCTCATTGAGTGTGGTGACGACTAAGCAAGGAGATATCTCTAGTGCAATGCTAGCTTCGTGGGTTTCTCAGGCAACTTTTAACCCTCCAGGATTAACCGTAGCAGTTGCTAAGGACCGCGCGATCGAATCACTCATGCACACTGGTAGCAAATTTGTCCTCAATATCCTTCCAGAAGACAACTATATCAGCTTAATGAAGCACTTTTTAAAACCTTTCACTCCTGGAGAAGATCGCTTCAGCGGTGTAGCAACTCAAAGCGCAGATAATGGCTGTCCTGTTCTCTCTGACGCTCTTGCTTATCTTGAGTGCTCTATTCAAAATCGCATGGAAGCTGGCGATCACTGGATTGTTTATGCAGCAGTGAATAATGGCAAAGTCCTAGATTCCGATGGAGTTACCGCCGTTCACCACCGTAAGTCAGGAAACCACTATTAG
- a CDS encoding phycobiliprotein lyase, translated as MTSPQQLTYTREASLLAAEFFKHSAGKWRSERRYYTLPDGETKEMVSIITIQFLEPGCAELEQLAQLHQLDDATVLTCGAKVSWESTNSVSGKKESKGTTLFGVGGTTLYRDRGFATTKPVTAEYYFSNPQTMCLRTEYKGSVFEEELKLIGNNYRTRQTIISRAGEQQMIGQYLEKRL; from the coding sequence GTGACATCACCGCAACAACTGACCTACACAAGAGAAGCTTCGCTGCTAGCTGCAGAATTTTTCAAACACTCCGCTGGTAAATGGCGCTCAGAAAGGCGATATTACACTTTGCCAGATGGAGAAACAAAGGAAATGGTTAGCATTATTACCATTCAGTTTTTAGAACCAGGGTGTGCAGAACTAGAACAACTCGCTCAATTACACCAACTTGATGATGCTACAGTTCTCACTTGTGGTGCTAAAGTAAGCTGGGAAAGTACAAATTCGGTGTCAGGAAAGAAAGAATCGAAAGGCACGACACTTTTCGGTGTAGGTGGAACAACGTTGTATCGCGATCGCGGTTTTGCGACAACAAAGCCAGTCACAGCCGAGTATTATTTCTCCAATCCTCAAACAATGTGTTTGCGTACAGAGTACAAAGGTTCTGTATTTGAAGAAGAATTGAAGTTGATCGGTAACAATTACCGTACTCGGCAAACAATTATTTCCCGCGCAGGCGAACAGCAGATGATTGGTCAGTATTTAGAGAAAAGACTGTAG